The window CTTTTTCATAATAAGAACTTTCTTGATTTGAGTAATTAAGGTAGGATGAATTTTACCTTTAGCTGAAATAAACGGTTTAAAAAAGTATTTCTCTTTTGGCACAGGCAATAATCCCTGATGAAATCTTCTTTTAAGCAAAGAATAGTTAATCGTTTTATTCTTTGCTCGCTTCAATAATTTTTCATCTGGAGTTGCTGTCAGAAAGAAAGTGCAACCCGCTTTTTTTACAGCATTTTCAGCAGCAAAATGGAGCATTTTATTTTCAAAAAATGGAAAAGAATCTACCTCATCAATTACGATTAAATCAAAAGCTCGATAAAACTTTAAAAGCTGGTGTGTTGTGCAGATAATGAACTGTTCATCTTTTGCTTCATGATATTCACGTCCATGATATTTTCCAATTTCTACCTTTTCAAAAGCCACCTGAAATCGTGGAAACAATTCATCAACCACATCAATTCTAGGAGTTGCAATTGCAATTCGTGCCCCATTTTTTAAAGCTGCTTCTACTACTTTAAACAGCATCTCCGTCTTACCAGCACCTGTCACTGCGTGAATTAAATGATCGCGTTTTTCTTCAAAAGAATTAACTAATTCTTTTGAAATTTTTTCTTGTTGCTCAGTTAAAGTCCCCTGCCAGCTTAAAGGATTCAAGATTTTGGGATAATCATTATCTTCAATATTTCTCTCTAGCTTATCTCCCTCAGTTATTCTTCCGATTCCAATACATTCTCGGCAATATCGTCGACCATCTGGCAGTCTAAAAAATGACTGAGTATTACATCGTTGGCAAATTCCCTTTATCATTGCCGGAACTTTTGTCGTTTCGCCACCGTTTATGTTATGGTTATTTTGATTATATATCCATTGGCGTCCTTTTAATTCGCTCATTTTATCACCCAATATTAATTACGCAGTCGGAGGCGATTTTTTTGTCATCAGAACAATTAAATTATTTAACAATTAGCCAAAATGGCCAACATGAAATAGTTATTAAGAAAAGTAAATTCATCTGCTCTTTAGCTCGTACTAAGTCAGTTGAAGAAGCTCAAGACTTTATTGAACAAATTTCTAAAAAATATCATGATGCAACACATAATACTTACGCCTACACACTAGGATTGAACGATAATCAAGTCAAAGCAAGTGATAACGGTGAGCCTTCTGGAACAGCTGGAATTCCAGAGTTAAAAGCTCTTCAATTAATGAAACTAAAGGATGTAACAGCAGTTGTTACAAGATACTTCGGTGGTATTAAGTTAGGCGCTGGAGGTTTGATTCGTGCCTATTCTAATTCAGTCACTGAAGCGGTCCAAAATATTGGTGTCGTTAAATGTGTTATGCAACAGCGAATCGAATTCTCAATTCCATACAATCGTGTAGATGAGATTAATCACTACTTAGAAGAACATCAGATTTTGATAGCTAATCAAGAATACACGACAAATGTAACCATTCAAATCTATTTAGATCTAGATCAAATTTCAAAAGTCGAAGACGATCTGATCAACCTATTATCTGGAAAAGTAGAATTTAAGAAACTAGATCAAAGATTTAACGAAATTCCAGTTACTGATTTAAATTTTCATGAACAATAAAAAAAGATTTACGTTGTCCTTAACGTAAATCTTTTTTGTCTGTATTCTTTTTATTTAAACGTCGTACTTTTACTTCAGGATCGGCACGTTCCATTTTGTTAATAGTTCGCTGTAAAAAATGGAGAAGTGGCTTATACTTCTCACCTAACAATCCAATTGTTTCGACAAAAAGTTCAACTGCAAATAGTAATCCTAGAATTAACAGCCAAATACCCCATCTAGGTGAAACCAAGGAAAGAAGCGATACAAAAGAAAAAATAAGTGATATTCCATAGATAGCCAACACAGTTTGTCTATGAGTTAATCCCATTCGCATTAACTGATGATGCAAATGATGTTTATCTGCTTGAGAAATATTCTTTTTATTCAACTTGCGTCTAATCATTGCATAAACTGTATCAGTAATTGGAACTCCCAAAATTAGAATAGGAACTAATAATGATACAAAAGTTACATTCTTTAATCCCTTCAAGGAAAGCACCGAAATCATAAAGCCAATATATAGCGCACCGGTATCCCCTAAAAAGATTTTAGCAGGATGAAAATTATACGGCAAAAATCCTAGTAAACAAGCTGCTAACATGATACACATGATAGGAACATAGTGCTGCCAACTCTTCAAGAAGAAAAATCCGACAATTCCCATCGTTACAAGTGAAATCAAGGTAACACCCGTTGCTAGTCCATCTAAGCCATCAATTAAATTAACAGCATTTGTTAAAGCAAGAATCCAAAAAATCGTGATTGGAAAACTCCACCAACCTAATTGAATGTGCCCTAATAAAGGTAAACTTAATTCTCTCACTTTAATTCCAGCAAGGAAATATACAACTAAAGATGCCACAAAAATTCCAAACATTTTTTGTCTAGGCTTTAGTTCTAAAATATCATCGATCAAACCAGTTAGAATAATAACACTAGATGCTAACAATACAGAAAAAAGCTCATGCGTTGGAAAATCTTTTCTCAGTAAAACAAATTCTCCAATATTAAAAGCCACAAAAATTGCTAATCCACCAATAGTAGGCATTGGCTTTTTATTAATCCGGCGAGCATTTGGATTATCAACTGCACCCAAAACAAAAGCTAATTTTCTAATAAAAGGAGTTATAGCAGCAGTTATAATTACTAGTAAGAATATATTTACAATTGTTTGAAACATAACAATCTACTTTCTTAAACTTCTTTTTTTCATTATACCTACACCCCAATATAAACACAATAAAGCGATAAATAAAAAAGACGAATCTTAAGATTCGTCTTTACTTAGCTATTGCAACAGCACGTTTTTCTCGAATAACCGTAACTTTAATGTTACCAGGATATTCCATATCTTGTTCAATTTGATTTCTAATGTCATGAGCAAGAATAGTAGTTCGAGCATCTGAAATCTTATCTGGCTCAACCATTACTCTTATCTCACGACCAGCTTGAATTGCATATGCTTGCTTTACACCAATATGACCCTTAGCAATCGTTTCTAATTGCTCTAATCGGCGAATGTAATTTTCTAAAGATTCGCTTCGAGCACCTGGTCGAGCTGAGGAAATCGTATCAGCAGCCACAACTAGTTCCGCAATAAATGATAATTTCGGAACATCATCATGGTGAGCAGCAATTGCATTCACAACCAAATCTGGTTCATGATACTTTCGTGCAAGTTCAACACCAATTTCTACATGGGAGCCTTCGATTTCATGATCAATTGACTTCCCAATATCGTGTAATAATCCTGCGCGTACCGCTATTTTTTCGTCTAAACCAAGTTCAGCAGCCATCACACCTGTTAACTTACCTACTTCAATTGAGTGAGATAAAACATTTTGTCCATAAGAAGTACGATATTTTAAGCGACCCAAAATTTTTACTAATTCTGGATGCATCTTATGAATACCAAGCTCCATTAAGGCACTTTCTCCAGCTTCGTAAATATCGTCATTAACTTCCTTACGAGCTCGATCGACCATTTCTTCGATCCGTGCCGGATGGATTCGACCATCTTTAATTAAACGCTCTAAAGCTCTCTTGGCAATTTCACGCCTAATTGGATCAAAACCACTTAAGACAACCACATCCGGAGTATCGTCAATAATTACATCTACTCCTGTTAGAGCCTCAAATGAACGAATATTTCTACCTTCACGACCAATAATACGACCCTTCATATCATCGCTTGGTAAATTAACAACTGAAACAGTCTTCTCAGAAACTGTATCTGCTGCACTACTTTGAATTGCATCAACAATTACTTTACGAGCAAAATGATCTGCT of the Lactobacillus isalae genome contains:
- a CDS encoding YigZ family protein encodes the protein MSSEQLNYLTISQNGQHEIVIKKSKFICSLARTKSVEEAQDFIEQISKKYHDATHNTYAYTLGLNDNQVKASDNGEPSGTAGIPELKALQLMKLKDVTAVVTRYFGGIKLGAGGLIRAYSNSVTEAVQNIGVVKCVMQQRIEFSIPYNRVDEINHYLEEHQILIANQEYTTNVTIQIYLDLDQISKVEDDLINLLSGKVEFKKLDQRFNEIPVTDLNFHEQ
- a CDS encoding DEAD/DEAH box helicase family protein; amino-acid sequence: MSELKGRQWIYNQNNHNINGGETTKVPAMIKGICQRCNTQSFFRLPDGRRYCRECIGIGRITEGDKLERNIEDNDYPKILNPLSWQGTLTEQQEKISKELVNSFEEKRDHLIHAVTGAGKTEMLFKVVEAALKNGARIAIATPRIDVVDELFPRFQVAFEKVEIGKYHGREYHEAKDEQFIICTTHQLLKFYRAFDLIVIDEVDSFPFFENKMLHFAAENAVKKAGCTFFLTATPDEKLLKRAKNKTINYSLLKRRFHQGLLPVPKEKYFFKPFISAKGKIHPTLITQIKKVLIMKKPLLVFVPRIKELPIYEKHLSTIFKENKIVSVYAGDKNRQDKVAKFRKQEIDILLTTTILERGVTFKHVQVIVIAADDPIYNTPSLVQIAGRVGRSAEDRDGLVMFCYHKYTKSMREAMRQIRMMNR
- a CDS encoding glycosyltransferase family 4 protein, which codes for MFQTIVNIFLLVIITAAITPFIRKLAFVLGAVDNPNARRINKKPMPTIGGLAIFVAFNIGEFVLLRKDFPTHELFSVLLASSVIILTGLIDDILELKPRQKMFGIFVASLVVYFLAGIKVRELSLPLLGHIQLGWWSFPITIFWILALTNAVNLIDGLDGLATGVTLISLVTMGIVGFFFLKSWQHYVPIMCIMLAACLLGFLPYNFHPAKIFLGDTGALYIGFMISVLSLKGLKNVTFVSLLVPILILGVPITDTVYAMIRRKLNKKNISQADKHHLHHQLMRMGLTHRQTVLAIYGISLIFSFVSLLSLVSPRWGIWLLILGLLFAVELFVETIGLLGEKYKPLLHFLQRTINKMERADPEVKVRRLNKKNTDKKDLR
- the rny gene encoding ribonuclease Y, producing MINTILVPVAVAIVSVLVGGCAGYSIRKNKWETQAQNAAHDAKHILADAESKAKAVKADLASQKEAMKKAAADAKKEKILEAQEEIHHYRERVDNELNERRQEVSRQENRLLQREDAIDHKDSLLDQKDSQLTQKENQIKKLQAQVLEKEKRADQLVTEREQKLYEVAELNQEDAKKIVLDKLSDQLVKERAEMIEESNQLAKAKADHFARKVIVDAIQSSAADTVSEKTVSVVNLPSDDMKGRIIGREGRNIRSFEALTGVDVIIDDTPDVVVLSGFDPIRREIAKRALERLIKDGRIHPARIEEMVDRARKEVNDDIYEAGESALMELGIHKMHPELVKILGRLKYRTSYGQNVLSHSIEVGKLTGVMAAELGLDEKIAVRAGLLHDIGKSIDHEIEGSHVEIGVELARKYHEPDLVVNAIAAHHDDVPKLSFIAELVVAADTISSARPGARSESLENYIRRLEQLETIAKGHIGVKQAYAIQAGREIRVMVEPDKISDARTTILAHDIRNQIEQDMEYPGNIKVTVIREKRAVAIAK